The Sphingopyxis fribergensis genome contains a region encoding:
- a CDS encoding UTP--glucose-1-phosphate uridylyltransferase: MKKIRKAVFPVAGLGTRILPATKAIPKEMLTIVDKPLIQYAVEEALEAGIEHFIFVTSRGKSSLEDHFDVAFELEATLSARGKSQAPLAQTRLEPGSVSYVRQQAPLGLGHAIWCARELVGNEPFAVLLPDDLMVGQPGCLAQMAAVHAEHGGNIICTQRIDPHDSARYGIVIPEEEIGSVTRISGMVEKPAPADTPSDMAIVGRYILDPDIMSLLATQERGAGGEIQLTDALARAAAKGDSFGYNFEGRRYDCGDAIGFVIANLAVAMTRPGMTGPVEDFWSAQTHISGTAGKGRSHVAL; encoded by the coding sequence GTGAAAAAAATCCGCAAGGCCGTCTTTCCCGTTGCCGGGCTGGGCACCCGTATCCTGCCCGCGACCAAGGCCATCCCGAAGGAGATGCTGACGATCGTCGACAAGCCGCTGATCCAATATGCGGTCGAGGAGGCGCTGGAAGCAGGTATCGAGCATTTCATCTTTGTGACGTCGCGCGGAAAATCCTCGCTTGAGGATCATTTCGACGTCGCGTTCGAGCTTGAGGCGACGCTGAGCGCACGCGGGAAATCCCAGGCACCGCTCGCCCAGACGCGGCTCGAACCCGGAAGCGTCTCCTATGTTCGGCAGCAGGCACCGCTCGGGCTGGGTCATGCCATCTGGTGCGCGCGCGAGCTGGTCGGCAACGAACCGTTCGCCGTCCTCTTGCCCGACGATCTGATGGTCGGCCAACCTGGCTGCCTTGCACAGATGGCGGCTGTCCATGCCGAACATGGCGGCAATATCATCTGCACCCAGCGGATCGATCCGCACGACAGCGCCCGGTACGGCATCGTGATTCCCGAAGAGGAGATCGGCTCGGTGACGCGGATCAGCGGCATGGTTGAAAAACCCGCGCCCGCCGACACTCCGTCTGACATGGCGATCGTCGGCCGCTACATCCTCGACCCCGACATCATGTCGCTGCTCGCGACACAGGAACGCGGTGCCGGCGGCGAAATCCAGCTGACCGACGCGCTGGCGCGCGCGGCGGCCAAGGGCGACAGCTTCGGCTATAATTTCGAAGGACGGCGTTATGATTGCGGCGATGCGATCGGCTTTGTCATCGCCAACTTGGCCGTGGCGATGACGCGCCCCGGGATGACGGGCCCGGTCGAGGACTTCTGGTCCGCGCAAACTCACAT